One Microbacterium sp. No. 7 genomic window carries:
- a CDS encoding transglutaminase-like domain-containing protein produces the protein MQRSLTADIDLDIEGRADLILQVSAARPATLASESLEVAIGGERAAVTEIVDRCGSRLHRVAGGPGRLTLRYAGAVEGCAPAPATSVAETLAYLRPSRYCQADELYLETRPFAQLRGFDLLHAVEDFVAETTRYAPGESFGSDSALTTLRTGRGVCRDYAHLVIALLRARDVPARYASCYAPGLVPMDFHAVAEAYVEGEWYALDATRLADRRTLVRIATGRDAADCAFVSSYGGSVWLRSLRVDAHLAAGGGVAATPDDHREPVVMS, from the coding sequence GTGCAACGCTCGCTGACCGCCGACATCGACCTCGACATCGAGGGCCGCGCCGACCTGATCCTGCAGGTCTCGGCCGCGCGTCCGGCGACCCTCGCGAGCGAGTCGCTGGAGGTCGCGATCGGGGGCGAACGGGCCGCCGTGACCGAGATCGTCGACCGCTGCGGCAGCCGGCTGCACCGCGTGGCCGGCGGGCCCGGCCGCCTCACGCTGCGCTACGCGGGGGCCGTCGAGGGATGCGCGCCCGCCCCCGCGACGAGCGTCGCCGAGACGCTCGCCTACCTGCGTCCGAGCCGGTACTGCCAGGCCGACGAGCTGTACCTCGAGACGCGACCGTTCGCGCAACTGCGCGGATTCGACCTGCTGCATGCCGTGGAGGACTTCGTCGCCGAGACCACGCGGTACGCGCCGGGCGAGAGCTTCGGCTCCGACTCCGCCCTTACGACGCTGCGCACGGGCCGCGGCGTGTGCCGCGACTACGCGCACCTCGTCATCGCCCTGCTGCGGGCGCGCGACGTGCCCGCGCGCTACGCCTCGTGCTACGCGCCCGGCCTCGTGCCGATGGACTTCCACGCCGTCGCCGAGGCCTACGTCGAGGGGGAGTGGTACGCCCTCGACGCCACGCGCCTCGCCGACCGCCGGACGCTCGTGCGCATCGCCACCGGCCGCGACGCCGCGGACTGCGCATTCGTGAGCAGCTACGGCGGATCGGTGTGGCTGCGCTCGCTGCGCGTGGACGCGCACCTCGCCGCGGGCGGCGGCGTCGCGGCGACGCCCGACGACCACCGGGAGCCCGTCGTCATGTCGTGA
- a CDS encoding isocitrate lyase/PEP mutase family protein has product MSTPDIDTADKADTADKAQTLKRLHEAPEILRVVNVWDAITAKVVTETPGTRAIATAGHSIAASHGFADGEIPLDLSLAAIERIVQATPLPVTADLDAGYGDPAETVRRAIGVGAVGANVEDRLVPLAEAAANVAAIVAAAEAEGVAFQLNARTDAFVRGGDRPLDEKIDDAIARGRAFLEAGAALVFVPGVLDREVTERLVAGLGAGRLSVIGLPGALSAAEYEALGVARISYGPTTQRVALRALRDLAADLYADGVIPADTPALN; this is encoded by the coding sequence ATGAGCACCCCCGACATCGACACCGCAGACAAGGCCGACACCGCTGACAAGGCACAGACGCTGAAGCGGCTGCACGAGGCGCCGGAGATCCTCCGCGTCGTCAACGTGTGGGACGCGATCACCGCGAAGGTCGTGACCGAGACGCCCGGCACGCGCGCGATCGCGACCGCAGGGCACTCGATCGCCGCGAGCCACGGCTTCGCCGACGGCGAGATCCCGCTCGACCTGTCGCTCGCCGCGATCGAGCGCATCGTGCAGGCGACCCCGCTGCCGGTCACCGCCGACCTCGACGCCGGCTACGGCGACCCCGCCGAGACCGTGCGGCGCGCGATCGGCGTCGGCGCGGTCGGCGCGAACGTCGAGGACCGGCTCGTGCCGCTGGCCGAGGCCGCGGCGAACGTCGCCGCGATCGTGGCGGCCGCCGAGGCCGAGGGCGTCGCGTTCCAGCTCAACGCCCGCACCGACGCGTTCGTGCGCGGCGGCGACCGCCCGCTCGACGAGAAGATCGACGACGCGATCGCCCGCGGCCGGGCGTTCCTCGAGGCCGGCGCGGCGCTGGTCTTCGTGCCGGGCGTGCTCGACCGCGAGGTCACCGAACGCCTCGTCGCCGGGCTCGGCGCGGGACGCCTCAGCGTGATCGGGCTGCCCGGCGCCCTGTCCGCCGCGGAGTACGAGGCGCTCGGCGTCGCCCGCATCTCGTACGGCCCCACGACGCAGCGCGTCGCCCTGCGCGCGCTGCGCGACCTCGCGGCCGATCTCTACGCCGACGGCGTCATCCCCGCCGACACGCCCGCGCTCAACTGA
- the glsA gene encoding glutaminase A — protein sequence MAALGNPVSRAFARVLADVRAGDHPGRLADYIPELAKADPDAFALSAASVSGHTYAAGDSTVPFTIQSISKAFVYALALAEHGVAAVTARVGVEPSGEAFNAISFDAQGRPANPMINAGAIVTTSLIAGATADERFERIRRGLSAFAGRELRCDEAVAASESATGDRNRALAMLARSSGALDGTVDDAVEAYFRQCALLVDTTDLAVMGATLANDGVNPVTDRRIVPSIVARDTLSLMSSCGMYDRSGQWLFDVGLPAKSGVGGGIVAVAPGEYGIGVFSAPLDAVGNSARGVAALRMLSEGFGLHLFRHPDRPVSPVQAVEIDARTETVTMRLRGVVDFVAAEQIAYQAAETMDATGSRTLVLDAADVAASTRVAALLLGDLFAHVREAGADIVVVDPEGTLDPS from the coding sequence ATGGCGGCGCTGGGCAATCCCGTCTCGCGGGCGTTCGCGCGGGTGCTGGCCGACGTGCGGGCGGGCGACCATCCGGGGCGGCTCGCCGACTACATCCCCGAGCTGGCGAAGGCCGATCCCGACGCGTTCGCGCTCTCCGCGGCATCCGTGTCGGGGCACACGTACGCCGCGGGCGACAGCACCGTGCCGTTCACGATCCAGTCGATCTCGAAGGCGTTCGTGTACGCCCTCGCGCTCGCCGAGCACGGCGTCGCCGCCGTGACGGCGCGCGTGGGCGTCGAGCCGAGCGGCGAGGCGTTCAACGCGATCAGCTTCGACGCGCAGGGCCGGCCCGCGAACCCGATGATCAACGCCGGCGCCATCGTGACGACGTCGCTCATCGCCGGCGCGACCGCCGACGAGCGGTTCGAGCGCATCCGGCGCGGGCTCTCGGCGTTCGCAGGCCGTGAGCTGCGCTGCGACGAGGCGGTCGCGGCGTCGGAGTCGGCGACGGGCGACCGCAACCGGGCGCTGGCGATGCTCGCGCGGTCGTCGGGCGCCCTCGACGGCACGGTCGACGACGCCGTCGAGGCGTACTTCCGCCAGTGCGCGCTGCTCGTCGACACGACCGATCTCGCGGTGATGGGCGCGACCCTCGCGAACGACGGCGTCAACCCGGTGACCGACCGCCGCATCGTGCCGTCGATCGTCGCCCGCGACACGCTGTCCCTCATGTCGAGCTGCGGCATGTACGACCGCTCCGGTCAGTGGCTCTTCGACGTCGGCCTCCCCGCGAAGTCGGGCGTCGGCGGCGGCATCGTCGCGGTCGCCCCCGGCGAGTACGGCATCGGCGTGTTCAGCGCGCCGCTCGACGCGGTCGGCAACAGCGCTCGCGGCGTCGCCGCGCTGCGCATGCTGTCGGAGGGGTTCGGGCTGCACCTCTTCCGGCATCCCGACCGCCCCGTCTCCCCCGTGCAGGCGGTCGAGATCGACGCGCGCACCGAGACCGTCACGATGCGGCTGCGCGGCGTGGTCGACTTCGTCGCGGCCGAGCAGATCGCCTACCAGGCGGCAGAGACGATGGATGCCACGGGCTCGCGCACGCTCGTGCTCGACGCCGCCGACGTCGCCGCGTCCACTCGCGTCGCCGCGCTGCTGCTGGGCGATCTGTTCGCGCACGTGCGCGAGGCCGGCGCCGACATCGTGGTCGTCGACCCTGAGGGCACGCTCGACCCCTCGTGA
- a CDS encoding CBS domain-containing protein — translation MTLVRDVMTPGPRCVDEHKTLVEAAQLLESLDVGALPIRGDDNRLIGMLTDRDIVVKCLARGGDPATTRAGELAEGVPVTVGADDDVFAVLETMKRHKVRRVPIVEGHDLVGIVSQADIAVALAPQLAGETVAEISE, via the coding sequence ATGACCCTGGTCCGAGACGTGATGACCCCCGGCCCGCGCTGCGTGGACGAGCACAAGACGCTCGTCGAGGCCGCGCAGCTGCTGGAGTCGCTCGACGTCGGCGCGCTGCCGATCCGTGGCGATGACAACCGGCTGATCGGGATGCTGACCGACCGCGACATCGTCGTGAAGTGCCTCGCGCGCGGCGGCGACCCGGCCACGACGCGGGCCGGCGAGCTCGCCGAGGGCGTGCCCGTGACGGTCGGCGCCGACGACGACGTCTTCGCGGTGCTGGAGACCATGAAGCGGCACAAGGTGCGGCGCGTGCCGATCGTCGAGGGGCACGACCTCGTCGGCATCGTCAGCCAGGCCGACATCGCCGTGGCCCTCGCCCCGCAGCTCGCGGGCGAGACGGTCGCCGAGATCTCGGAGTGA
- a CDS encoding LmeA family phospholipid-binding protein translates to MSDAHPTQPLPPAAVPSARSSSAALRRRRRRRRLWPWVAVVLVLLLLVAGWFIAEPIVRGMVVDTVRTETIKALDLPADQQLDVELEGQVLPQLIMGRLDALTVSSDEVTLGPLTGAVVVHGTGIPIRGGGAADTASATLRLNEQQVRDLLATVEGLPAATVTLDEPVVRFETELQVLVTVPVGVSLRPSAVGGDLVLTPDSLRVGGADIPAQALVDQFGAIARTVVRDWDVCIAQYLPAGVTLDRVEVKGKEIVADAVIDGRIVSDPTLQDNGVCD, encoded by the coding sequence ATGAGCGACGCGCACCCCACGCAGCCGCTGCCGCCCGCGGCAGTGCCGTCGGCGAGGTCGTCCTCGGCGGCCCTGCGGCGCCGCCGGCGGCGCAGGCGGCTCTGGCCGTGGGTCGCGGTCGTCCTGGTGCTGCTGCTGCTCGTCGCGGGGTGGTTCATCGCGGAGCCCATCGTGCGCGGCATGGTCGTGGACACCGTGCGCACCGAGACCATCAAGGCCCTCGACCTGCCCGCCGACCAGCAGCTCGACGTCGAGCTCGAGGGGCAGGTGCTGCCGCAGCTGATCATGGGGCGCCTCGACGCGCTCACCGTCAGCTCCGACGAGGTGACGCTCGGACCGCTCACCGGGGCCGTCGTCGTGCACGGCACCGGCATCCCGATCCGCGGCGGGGGCGCGGCCGACACGGCATCCGCGACCCTCCGGCTGAACGAGCAGCAGGTGCGCGACCTGCTCGCGACCGTCGAGGGGCTGCCCGCGGCGACCGTGACCCTCGACGAGCCCGTCGTGCGGTTCGAGACCGAGCTGCAGGTGCTCGTGACCGTGCCGGTGGGCGTGAGCCTGCGTCCGAGCGCCGTGGGCGGAGACCTCGTGCTGACCCCCGACTCGCTGCGGGTCGGCGGCGCCGACATCCCGGCGCAGGCGCTGGTCGACCAGTTCGGCGCGATCGCGCGCACGGTCGTGCGCGACTGGGACGTCTGCATCGCCCAGTACCTCCCGGCGGGCGTCACGCTCGACCGCGTCGAGGTGAAGGGCAAGGAGATCGTCGCGGATGCCGTGATCGACGGCCGCATCGTCTCCGATCCGACCCTGCAGGACAACGGCGTCTGCGACTGA
- a CDS encoding zinc-binding metallopeptidase family protein, with protein MASYRCTACGSFLILESLTCPRCGVAVGFHRPSLTFAVLADDLAVVIDGEEFHACSQRGWQCNWLVGESERSGRCFSCRLTRRAPALDDTIALEKLADTKIAKRRLLVQLFQLGLPVTPYHEKEGGLAFDLLSSRSTGERVTIGHANGVITIDLAETLDAHRERLRVQLGEPYRTMLGHLRHEVGHYYQNVLVSDWDECRALFGDERASYRDAIDRHYRTGAPDDWRESFISEYATMHPWEDFAECFAHYLHITGTLHTSARAGLELVASHAEEVMASVVPRLDYADADMRTVLDDWDLIATFFNQVNRSMGHRPLYPFVINDVVATKLTYIHRLITGHA; from the coding sequence ATGGCAAGCTACCGCTGCACCGCGTGCGGCTCCTTCCTCATCCTCGAGAGCCTCACCTGTCCCCGCTGCGGCGTCGCCGTCGGCTTCCACCGCCCGTCGCTGACGTTCGCCGTGCTCGCAGACGACCTCGCCGTCGTCATCGACGGCGAGGAGTTCCACGCGTGCTCGCAGCGCGGCTGGCAGTGCAACTGGCTCGTGGGCGAGAGCGAGCGGTCGGGCCGCTGCTTCTCGTGCCGGCTCACGCGCCGCGCGCCGGCGCTCGACGACACGATCGCGCTCGAGAAGCTCGCCGACACCAAGATCGCCAAGCGCCGCCTGCTCGTGCAGCTCTTCCAGCTCGGCCTGCCGGTCACGCCGTACCACGAGAAGGAGGGCGGGCTCGCGTTCGACCTGCTGTCGAGCCGGTCGACGGGCGAGCGCGTCACGATCGGCCACGCGAACGGCGTCATCACGATCGACCTCGCCGAGACGCTCGACGCGCACCGGGAGCGACTGCGCGTGCAGCTGGGCGAGCCGTACCGCACGATGCTCGGCCACCTGCGCCACGAGGTCGGCCACTACTACCAGAACGTGCTCGTCTCCGACTGGGACGAGTGCCGTGCGCTGTTCGGGGACGAGCGGGCGAGCTATCGCGACGCGATCGACCGCCACTACCGCACGGGCGCGCCGGACGACTGGCGCGAGAGCTTCATCTCCGAGTACGCGACGATGCACCCGTGGGAGGACTTCGCCGAGTGCTTCGCCCACTACCTGCACATCACGGGCACGCTGCACACGTCGGCGCGGGCGGGCCTCGAGCTCGTGGCGAGCCACGCCGAGGAGGTCATGGCGAGCGTCGTCCCGCGCCTCGACTACGCCGATGCCGACATGCGCACCGTGCTCGACGACTGGGACCTGATCGCCACGTTCTTCAACCAGGTCAACCGCTCGATGGGACATCGCCCGCTGTATCCGTTCGTGATCAACGACGTCGTCGCGACGAAGCTCACCTACATCCACCGGCTCATCACCGGCCACGCGTAG
- a CDS encoding helix-turn-helix domain-containing protein has protein sequence MKAAPSAGRGTDADHGPTSVPPIEPARPVSDAAPRREHPMVILDQRLHRHGRSEARLDAHDADAFDDLRRGGLSLRPRNAHEPVVVRWRLFGESLVMRIAGATVGVRPPPESSEVPFYLAYTPAMTPAAGLGPQRRAMLVDGELPCDIPGSAGAPTTLVGIARSPFGAPLTVWQGRSITPVSAERTVTLRPVTQFVDALVKLRQAPGRREMARIGDILVQMVTHAALSTWDEHAAAIAGADSYLATAALSYIAQYYTDPALSPQSVAHALGVGLRTLQSALATVGTTPAQRIASHRLGHAAHCLSDPAYDGMSVAHLARLTGFLNADTFRRAFARQFGVSPVAYRRGRSAQLARA, from the coding sequence GTGAAGGCCGCGCCCTCCGCAGGCCGTGGGACGGATGCCGATCACGGGCCGACGAGCGTCCCTCCGATCGAGCCCGCGCGACCGGTGTCCGACGCGGCGCCGCGGCGCGAGCACCCCATGGTGATCCTCGACCAGCGGCTGCACCGCCACGGACGGAGCGAGGCCCGTCTCGACGCCCACGACGCCGACGCCTTCGACGACCTCCGCCGAGGCGGCCTGTCGCTGCGGCCCCGGAACGCGCACGAGCCGGTCGTCGTGCGGTGGCGGCTCTTCGGCGAGTCGCTGGTGATGCGCATCGCGGGCGCGACCGTCGGCGTCCGGCCGCCGCCCGAGAGCAGCGAGGTGCCCTTCTACCTCGCCTACACGCCGGCCATGACGCCGGCCGCCGGTCTCGGTCCGCAACGACGGGCGATGCTCGTCGACGGCGAGCTCCCCTGCGACATCCCCGGGAGCGCCGGCGCCCCGACGACGCTCGTCGGCATCGCACGCTCCCCGTTCGGGGCGCCGCTCACCGTGTGGCAGGGCCGATCGATCACCCCCGTGTCCGCGGAGCGCACCGTGACGCTTCGGCCCGTGACGCAGTTCGTCGACGCTCTCGTCAAGCTCCGGCAGGCACCGGGCCGGCGCGAGATGGCGAGGATCGGCGACATCCTCGTGCAGATGGTCACGCACGCCGCGCTCTCGACCTGGGACGAGCATGCGGCCGCGATCGCCGGCGCGGACTCATACCTCGCGACCGCGGCGCTCAGCTACATCGCCCAGTACTACACCGATCCCGCGCTCTCGCCGCAGAGCGTCGCGCATGCACTCGGCGTCGGCCTGCGCACCCTTCAGTCGGCGCTCGCGACCGTGGGAACCACCCCGGCGCAGAGGATCGCGTCGCACCGGCTCGGGCATGCCGCGCACTGCCTGAGCGATCCCGCGTACGACGGGATGAGCGTCGCCCACCTCGCCCGGCTCACGGGCTTCCTCAACGCCGACACGTTCCGCCGTGCGTTCGCGCGGCAGTTCGGGGTCTCGCCCGTCGCCTACCGGCGCGGCCGGTCTGCGCAGCTCGCGCGCGCATAG
- a CDS encoding arginine--tRNA ligase: MNPDALSAALLTVIVPLAEARRPGAVEGLTAADLPLERPKNRDHGDWASNAALKLAKAVGANPRELAAEIATALEGVDGVASVEVAGPGFINIRLDAAAAGALARTIVEQGAAYGTNDTQRGATINLEFVSANPTGPMHIGHTRWAALGDAIARVLLASGATLVREFYINDAGAQMDRFGRSVLASVKGEPTPEDGYPGSYIDDLGRRVLALQPDLLGLPDPETVARDLAYELQLGDLQASLEKFNVHFDVWFSERTLHARGEDGGPSLVDEAVDRLRAQGHVFDAEGAVWVRTTDFGDDKDRVIRRSNGEYTYFAADAAYYLNKGDRGFAHKIYLLGADHHGYVHRLKALAGAAGDDPEKDIEVLIGQLVSVNGARLSKRAGNIIELDDLRDWLGTDALRYSLARYPADSPLTLDPDVLTKRTNDNPVFYVQYAHARTHNVARNAADSGVTRDAFAPELLTHETESALLGALQEFPRIVAFAADVREPHRVARYLEELAGLYHRWYDNCRVTPLGDEEVTDLHRTRLWLNDATGQVLRNGLDLLGVSAPERM; this comes from the coding sequence ATGAACCCCGATGCCCTCTCCGCCGCGCTGCTCACCGTCATCGTCCCCCTCGCCGAGGCGCGACGACCCGGAGCGGTGGAGGGCCTGACGGCCGCCGACCTGCCGCTCGAGCGGCCCAAGAACCGCGATCACGGCGACTGGGCGTCGAACGCGGCGCTCAAGCTCGCGAAGGCCGTCGGCGCGAACCCGCGCGAGCTCGCGGCCGAGATCGCGACGGCGCTCGAGGGCGTCGACGGCGTCGCGAGCGTCGAGGTCGCGGGACCCGGCTTCATCAACATCCGCCTGGATGCCGCGGCCGCCGGCGCGCTCGCGAGGACGATCGTCGAGCAGGGCGCCGCGTACGGCACCAACGACACGCAGCGCGGCGCCACGATCAACCTCGAGTTCGTCAGCGCCAACCCCACGGGCCCCATGCACATCGGCCACACGCGCTGGGCGGCGCTGGGCGACGCGATCGCGCGCGTGCTGCTCGCGAGCGGCGCGACGCTCGTGCGCGAGTTCTACATCAACGACGCGGGCGCGCAGATGGATCGCTTCGGGCGCTCGGTGCTGGCATCCGTCAAGGGCGAGCCCACGCCCGAGGACGGCTACCCGGGCTCCTACATCGACGACCTCGGCCGGCGCGTGCTCGCACTGCAGCCCGATCTGCTCGGGCTGCCCGATCCCGAGACCGTCGCGCGCGACCTCGCGTACGAGCTCCAGCTCGGCGACCTGCAGGCCTCGCTGGAGAAGTTCAACGTGCACTTCGACGTGTGGTTCAGCGAGCGCACGCTGCACGCCCGCGGCGAGGACGGCGGCCCGAGCCTCGTCGACGAGGCGGTCGACCGGCTGCGCGCACAGGGGCACGTCTTCGACGCCGAAGGCGCCGTGTGGGTGCGCACGACCGACTTCGGCGACGACAAGGACCGCGTGATCCGCCGCTCCAACGGCGAGTACACCTACTTCGCCGCGGATGCCGCGTACTACCTGAACAAGGGCGACCGCGGGTTCGCGCACAAGATCTACCTGCTCGGCGCCGACCACCACGGCTACGTGCACCGCCTCAAGGCGCTCGCCGGCGCGGCGGGCGACGACCCCGAGAAGGACATCGAGGTGCTCATCGGGCAGCTCGTGTCGGTCAACGGCGCCCGTCTCAGCAAGCGCGCGGGCAACATCATCGAGCTCGACGACCTGCGCGACTGGCTCGGCACCGACGCCCTGCGCTACTCGCTTGCGCGCTACCCCGCCGACTCGCCGCTCACGCTCGACCCCGACGTGCTCACGAAGCGCACGAACGACAACCCCGTGTTCTACGTGCAGTACGCGCACGCCCGCACCCACAACGTGGCCCGCAACGCGGCCGACAGCGGCGTGACGCGCGATGCGTTCGCGCCCGAGCTGCTGACGCACGAGACCGAGTCGGCGCTGCTGGGCGCGCTGCAGGAGTTCCCGCGCATCGTGGCCTTCGCCGCCGACGTGCGCGAGCCGCACCGCGTCGCCCGCTACCTCGAGGAGCTCGCGGGCCTGTACCACCGCTGGTACGACAACTGCCGGGTCACCCCGCTCGGCGACGAGGAGGTCACCGACCTGCATCGCACGCGCCTGTGGCTCAACGACGCCACGGGTCAGGTGCTCCGCAACGGCCTCGACCTGCTCGGCGTCAGCGCGCCCGAGCGCATGTGA